The Luteolibacter rhizosphaerae region CGAGGCCGAGGCATGGCTGAAGAATTTCGAGGCGAGGCCGGATGTCGATGACTTCACGGTTGATGTGGACGAGCTGCGAGCCGTAATCGAGAAGGCAAAGACGGATCCTTAAACCGTCGCGATTGCATCGAGGATGCGTGTTGTTTGCCACGCGGCCCGGACGTCATGCACGCGGAGGATATTCGCGCCGCGTCGAACCGAGGCACTGATGCAAGCGACGGTTCCGGCGTCCCGCTCGCGCGGTTCGGGAATGCCTAGCACTTCGCCGATCATCGTTTTCCGGCTTACGGGAATCATGAGAGGGCGACCGAAGCGGGTGAGCTTCCCGAGTTCCCGGAAGATCCGGAGGTTGTCGTCGCGCTGTTTGGCGAAATCGATGCCGGGATCGAGGATGATGGATTCGGGCGGCAGCCCGGCGGCCGTGGCCATGGCGATCTTTTCGGCGAAGAAGGTATCCATCGCCGCCATCACGTCCGGCCACTGCTGGTGAAGGTGCGGGATCTTGGGCTCGCCCACGGAGTGCATGATGAGCAGGGATGCGCCGCTCGCCGCGCAGAGTCGGGCGTTACGGTCGTCGGGTAGCCCCCCCATGTCGTTGAGCAACTCGACGCCCAGCGGTAAGACGGTCTCCACCACCTCGGGCCGCCAGGTATTTGCGGAGAGGATGGGTGGCCAGACTTGGGCTTCGTCTTTCGGGCCCGCGTTCCGGATGGCCGCGGGCCAGCCATTCAGGAATCCCCGGAAGCGCCGGACCTCTTCCTCAATGCTCACGGCGGATCGGTTCGTCCGCGCACTCTCCGCCCCCACATCGATGATATCAGCCCCTTCCTCCGCCTGCCGCAGTGCCTGCTCGAGGGCGGCTTGGCAGTCGAGCGTGCCGTCGCCGGAGAAGGAGTCGTCGTTCACATTCACGATCCCCATCACCAGCGGGCGGTGGGGGAAGGTGATCTCGCGGACCGGGAGTTTCCAAAGCACGGACCGAGTTGAAGCCGGTAAACCGGGATCCGTAACCTCAAAATGAATACTTTGGGCACGGTTTTTCAATCCCTTGATTCCACACTTTGAGCGCAATCATACACACGCCGACCACTTTCGTCATAGCTGGTCTTCCGGTACTCATTATGGTGGGCTGAAACCATGAGCGTCACTTTTGGAGCAAGCACTTGGCTGTGGACTTCCCCCTTCAGCTCGGAGCAAGGCGAACTACTGCG contains the following coding sequences:
- the folP gene encoding dihydropteroate synthase; this encodes MLWKLPVREITFPHRPLVMGIVNVNDDSFSGDGTLDCQAALEQALRQAEEGADIIDVGAESARTNRSAVSIEEEVRRFRGFLNGWPAAIRNAGPKDEAQVWPPILSANTWRPEVVETVLPLGVELLNDMGGLPDDRNARLCAASGASLLIMHSVGEPKIPHLHQQWPDVMAAMDTFFAEKIAMATAAGLPPESIILDPGIDFAKQRDDNLRIFRELGKLTRFGRPLMIPVSRKTMIGEVLGIPEPRERDAGTVACISASVRRGANILRVHDVRAAWQTTRILDAIATV